One Jeotgalicoccus saudimassiliensis DNA window includes the following coding sequences:
- the smpB gene encoding SsrA-binding protein SmpB, producing the protein MSKSNQKTKPLAQNRKASHDYSIDDTIEAGLVLRGTEIKSIRRGSANLKDSYARVYQDEMYVYNMHIAPYEEGNRFNHEPLRTRKLLLHRKEINKLRSHMQEPGNAIIPLKLYIKNGVCKMLLGIATGKKKYDKREDLKKKQMKREIDRAMKEQYR; encoded by the coding sequence ATGAGTAAAAGCAACCAGAAAACAAAGCCGCTTGCACAAAACCGCAAGGCGAGTCACGATTATTCGATTGATGACACGATTGAAGCGGGTCTTGTGCTCCGCGGTACAGAAATTAAATCGATACGCCGCGGGTCTGCGAACTTAAAAGACTCGTACGCACGTGTCTACCAGGACGAAATGTATGTCTATAATATGCACATTGCGCCGTACGAAGAGGGGAACCGTTTTAACCACGAACCGCTCCGTACGCGCAAGCTTCTATTGCACCGCAAGGAAATCAACAAGCTGAGAAGCCATATGCAGGAGCCGGGTAATGCGATTATTCCGCTGAAACTGTATATTAAAAACGGTGTGTGCAAAATGCTTTTAGGCATTGCAACTGGTAAAAAGAAATACGATAAACGCGAAGATCTGAAGAAGAAGCAGATGAAACGCGAGATTGACCGTGCGATGAAGGAGCAGTACCGTTAA
- a CDS encoding glycerate kinase family protein has protein sequence MKMVVIPSGFKESLSSEEVGRAIEKGIYRVSREHDVTVIPMADGGEGFVETIVKLKEGKTVKTLVTGPVGKTINSYFGIFHENGVKTAVIEMAAVAGLRHVPHDQRNPLYTTTYGVGETIIEAVNQGAERILIGCGDSGTSDGGAGMAQAVGVKFYNRNNELLNVTGGAYIGEIHRVDMSDIDPRVLDIDIDVAVNWKNVLCGERGVAKVFGPQKGASKSDVELLSDNFDHLAKLLKELTGNDYSLVNGGGASGGLGAGLAGFIGAELHPRFDIIRKYIEISDAIQNADIVITAEGCIDYQTPNDKIPSEVARIAKQYNKPVVAFAGTIGKKASLNYKSGIDAYASIIPKPATLEKSMADAAKWLEKCTENTIRKIMIGTQVAQNLQRLSEQPVK, from the coding sequence ATGAAAATGGTAGTTATCCCGTCAGGGTTTAAAGAATCGTTAAGCTCAGAAGAAGTGGGACGTGCAATTGAAAAAGGAATTTACCGTGTCAGCCGGGAGCATGATGTCACTGTCATCCCGATGGCTGACGGCGGTGAAGGTTTCGTTGAGACGATTGTTAAATTAAAAGAAGGTAAAACAGTAAAAACATTAGTGACGGGACCGGTCGGCAAAACGATAAATTCGTACTTTGGAATTTTCCATGAGAACGGTGTGAAAACTGCTGTAATTGAAATGGCGGCAGTCGCAGGACTGCGTCATGTACCGCACGATCAGAGAAATCCGCTGTACACGACGACGTACGGTGTGGGTGAAACGATCATTGAAGCTGTCAATCAGGGGGCAGAGAGAATTTTAATCGGCTGCGGGGACTCCGGTACTTCTGACGGCGGTGCCGGAATGGCACAGGCGGTCGGCGTGAAGTTTTACAATAGAAACAATGAACTGTTAAATGTTACAGGCGGTGCGTATATCGGTGAAATTCACCGGGTGGATATGTCGGATATTGATCCGCGCGTGCTGGATATCGATATCGATGTCGCAGTAAACTGGAAAAACGTACTGTGCGGTGAACGCGGTGTGGCAAAAGTGTTCGGTCCCCAAAAAGGAGCATCAAAATCGGATGTGGAACTTTTATCAGACAACTTTGACCATCTGGCAAAGCTTTTGAAAGAACTCACCGGCAATGACTATTCACTGGTAAACGGCGGCGGGGCATCGGGCGGTCTTGGTGCGGGACTTGCCGGATTTATCGGTGCGGAGCTGCATCCGAGATTTGATATTATCCGCAAGTATATCGAAATATCAGACGCGATTCAGAATGCCGATATAGTCATTACTGCCGAAGGGTGCATCGATTATCAGACACCAAACGATAAAATACCGTCTGAAGTCGCGCGTATCGCAAAACAATATAATAAGCCGGTCGTGGCATTTGCCGGAACTATCGGTAAAAAGGCGAGCCTGAATTATAAGAGCGGCATCGATGCGTATGCGAGTATCATTCCAAAACCGGCGACACTTGAAAAATCCATGGCAGATGCAGCGAAATGGCTGGAAAAATGCACAGAGAATACAATCAGAAAAATTATGATCGGCACACAGGTGGCACAAAACCTTCAAAGATTATCGGAGCAGCCGGTTAAATGA
- a CDS encoding SLC13 family permease, with amino-acid sequence MTRIQKLLSIGFLIITVLISLSPELDYRGYLSFIIFIFALGMFIFSSIPAGLVAWLALCAGVLLGLPEEIIFESFSIDIVWLMIGAFIIAEVLVKSGLVDRLTRWIEKNCYTKGRVTFFTFLLIQILSVAVPSTSGRASAMLPVYNILSSRFHQHKKFFGIGIPVLILMGANTTLLGAGSHIIGIGILNAQTGESISYAEFLIYALPFGLTIGLITLFVLKMMYFKEFNYDFEIPAEQDKKPFTLREKYALFLTGLTILLWLTEPVHGFDIAFVTILMSLIMMLPSLKLISWKEGLASVSWSLIFFVAGAAALGKLLVDYGVTDYFQHVLMGLFSGMNFASGLPVLILIILVSVLSHLLITSHTTRAVVLIPVFIILAQSFNLNTEAVVFIALLGINFCVMLPVSSKALLIFYESDNCPFGTRELMKIGLLLMPVYVILMVLTYYLYWQHIGLSLI; translated from the coding sequence ATGACACGGATACAAAAGCTGCTCTCTATTGGATTTCTGATTATTACTGTGCTGATCAGTCTGTCACCGGAACTGGACTACCGGGGTTACTTAAGTTTTATCATATTTATATTCGCTCTCGGTATGTTTATATTCTCATCGATACCGGCAGGTCTGGTCGCGTGGCTTGCACTATGCGCAGGTGTGCTGCTCGGTCTGCCTGAAGAGATTATTTTTGAATCATTCAGCATCGACATCGTCTGGCTGATGATCGGTGCATTTATTATAGCGGAAGTGCTGGTAAAGAGCGGACTCGTCGACAGGCTGACAAGATGGATCGAAAAGAACTGCTATACGAAAGGCAGGGTGACATTCTTTACTTTTCTGCTGATCCAGATTCTGTCTGTTGCTGTACCGTCGACGTCGGGAAGAGCATCGGCAATGCTGCCGGTTTATAATATTTTAAGCAGCAGATTTCATCAGCATAAAAAGTTTTTCGGCATCGGCATTCCGGTGCTGATACTGATGGGTGCGAATACGACGCTGCTCGGTGCAGGCAGTCACATTATCGGTATCGGAATATTGAATGCACAAACAGGAGAGTCGATTTCCTATGCTGAATTTCTCATTTACGCGCTGCCGTTCGGTCTGACTATCGGTCTGATCACACTCTTTGTCTTAAAAATGATGTACTTTAAAGAGTTTAATTACGACTTTGAAATACCGGCTGAGCAGGATAAAAAACCGTTCACTTTAAGAGAGAAATATGCACTTTTTCTGACAGGCTTAACGATACTGCTCTGGCTGACAGAACCTGTGCACGGTTTCGATATTGCATTTGTCACAATACTGATGAGTCTGATTATGATGCTGCCGTCTTTGAAATTAATCAGCTGGAAAGAAGGACTCGCGAGTGTGTCATGGAGTTTAATATTTTTCGTGGCGGGTGCAGCTGCACTCGGTAAACTGCTTGTGGATTACGGCGTGACTGACTATTTCCAGCACGTACTTATGGGCTTGTTCAGCGGCATGAACTTCGCTTCCGGTCTGCCGGTGTTAATCCTCATAATACTTGTCAGCGTATTGTCGCATCTGTTAATTACGAGCCATACAACGCGGGCGGTCGTGCTGATACCGGTGTTCATAATTCTCGCGCAGTCATTTAATCTCAATACGGAAGCGGTTGTGTTTATCGCGCTGCTCGGAATTAATTTCTGTGTCATGCTGCCGGTCAGTTCAAAAGCGCTGCTCATATTTTATGAGAGTGACAACTGTCCGTTTGGAACACGTGAACTTATGAAAATCGGGCTGCTGCTTATGCCGGTATACGTGATACTGATGGTATTAACGTACTATCTTTACTGGCAGCATATCGGACTTTCCCTGATTTAA
- a CDS encoding CsbD family protein has translation MAEEKGSKLDQLKGNAKETIGNAVGNEKLEKEGIQDKAAGKAKEYVEKGSDKANESIDNLSDRFKK, from the coding sequence ATGGCTGAAGAAAAAGGCAGCAAGTTAGATCAATTAAAAGGAAACGCAAAAGAAACGATTGGTAATGCAGTCGGAAACGAGAAGTTGGAAAAAGAAGGTATCCAGGATAAGGCTGCAGGCAAAGCTAAAGAGTATGTAGAAAAAGGCAGCGATAAAGCGAACGAATCTATCGATAACCTTTCAGACAGATTTAAAAAATAA
- a CDS encoding Ohr family peroxiredoxin, whose product MAVKYEINAVNTGGRKGHVTTGDKAIDSPVIPPDQSGEGVNPEQLFAAGYASCFNGAFDLMIKKGGVRDAEPEVDLTVRLEEDGEGVKLGVDIKAKVKNMSQEDAEKYLEQAHDFCPYSKATRGNIDVDLSVEVVE is encoded by the coding sequence ATGGCAGTTAAATATGAAATCAATGCAGTAAACACAGGCGGCCGTAAAGGTCATGTTACAACAGGAGACAAAGCAATCGATTCACCGGTAATCCCGCCGGATCAAAGCGGCGAAGGCGTAAACCCGGAACAGTTATTTGCTGCAGGCTATGCATCATGCTTTAACGGTGCTTTCGATTTAATGATTAAAAAAGGCGGCGTGCGTGACGCAGAGCCTGAAGTAGATTTAACAGTACGTCTTGAAGAAGACGGCGAAGGCGTTAAACTTGGTGTGGACATTAAAGCTAAAGTTAAAAACATGTCTCAGGAAGACGCTGAAAAGTATTTAGAGCAGGCACACGATTTCTGCCCGTACTCTAAAGCGACACGCGGCAATATCGATGTGGACTTATCAGTAGAAGTAGTAGAATAA
- a CDS encoding membrane lipoprotein lipid attachment site-containing protein produces the protein MKKIILPAFAALILTACSDNTEDENSNAETQAAEEEQEENLFTGENDSEIEIDEVDEEAVESAEKESDNHQLGEAAEIDGITLTINDAYMTDERSDESIIDVSGVLVLDVTYDNGTDETFPAGRDITVESDGEHIRSYDLDSSLPADIAPGESITGKMAYGLVNEPGKMTAVFEPLMNSEGEQAVFDITVE, from the coding sequence ATGAAAAAAATAATTCTGCCGGCATTCGCAGCCCTGATACTCACGGCATGCAGTGATAATACCGAAGACGAAAACAGCAATGCTGAAACACAAGCTGCAGAGGAAGAACAAGAGGAAAACCTGTTTACCGGTGAAAATGACAGCGAAATAGAAATCGATGAAGTCGATGAGGAAGCAGTTGAATCTGCTGAAAAAGAGAGCGATAACCATCAGCTTGGTGAAGCCGCGGAAATCGACGGGATTACACTAACCATTAACGATGCCTATATGACAGACGAACGCAGCGATGAAAGCATTATCGACGTGAGCGGCGTACTCGTACTGGACGTTACATATGACAACGGCACGGATGAAACATTCCCGGCCGGACGGGATATTACCGTGGAATCTGACGGTGAACACATTCGAAGTTATGATCTTGACAGCAGCCTCCCTGCCGATATTGCTCCCGGAGAATCGATCACCGGGAAAATGGCATACGGACTGGTCAATGAACCGGGTAAAATGACAGCCGTATTCGAACCGCTGATGAACTCGGAAGGTGAACAGGCAGTATTTGATATTACTGTTGAGTAA
- the aroD gene encoding type I 3-dehydroquinate dehydratase, producing MNTTKIVVTLSGHNDDEIREEIQKAQDNIDDFDIVEIRGDVFDALNREDHGKKVRFIIDAFRPFNKEIIYTYRTAREGGSGSKTTVEYEALLKAVCEVMDIDYIDIEVQSGDKITASVIETARANNVKCLMSHHDFKRTPDTDDILSVINKMDELGGDLYKVAYFPQDEADVDSVTEAVTAARKEYGHKVIGISMGESGKRTRTAQGDSASALTYGFIARDAAPGQIHVTELRKIFTK from the coding sequence ATGAATACAACAAAAATTGTCGTTACACTTTCCGGTCATAATGACGACGAAATTAGAGAAGAAATACAAAAAGCACAGGATAATATAGATGATTTTGATATTGTGGAAATACGCGGGGATGTGTTCGATGCACTGAATCGTGAGGATCACGGTAAAAAGGTGCGCTTCATTATCGATGCATTCAGACCGTTTAACAAAGAGATAATTTATACATACCGCACAGCACGTGAAGGCGGCAGCGGTTCGAAGACGACAGTTGAATACGAAGCGCTGTTGAAGGCGGTCTGTGAAGTAATGGATATCGACTATATCGATATTGAAGTTCAGTCCGGCGATAAAATTACTGCATCTGTTATCGAGACGGCCCGTGCAAATAACGTGAAGTGTCTGATGAGCCATCACGATTTTAAACGCACGCCGGATACAGACGATATTTTATCGGTGATTAACAAGATGGATGAGCTTGGCGGCGATCTTTATAAAGTCGCATATTTCCCGCAGGATGAAGCGGATGTGGACAGTGTAACAGAAGCGGTAACGGCGGCCAGAAAAGAATACGGCCATAAAGTGATCGGCATTTCGATGGGGGAATCCGGTAAACGTACACGTACTGCACAGGGCGACTCGGCTTCGGCACTTACGTACGGTTTTATAGCAAGAGACGCAGCGCCGGGGCAAATTCACGTCACGGAACTCCGTAAAATTTTTACAAAATAA
- a CDS encoding Spx/MgsR family RNA polymerase-binding regulatory protein — MITFYEYPKCTTCRKGKKFLTDNDLEFTVIDMVKHVPAKDTLKGILDKSSHSIDDFFNKRGTKFKELGLKERLHDLSEEEKLELLASDGMLIKRPMAVLDNDVLLGFKEETYKNALLN, encoded by the coding sequence ATGATTACATTTTATGAATACCCTAAATGCACCACCTGCCGCAAAGGTAAAAAGTTTTTAACGGATAATGATCTGGAATTCACCGTGATCGATATGGTTAAACATGTGCCGGCGAAAGATACGCTGAAAGGTATACTGGACAAATCATCACATTCAATCGATGACTTCTTCAACAAACGCGGTACGAAGTTCAAGGAGCTCGGTTTAAAAGAGCGCCTTCACGACCTTAGTGAAGAGGAAAAGCTGGAACTGCTTGCAAGTGACGGAATGCTTATTAAGCGTCCGATGGCAGTACTTGATAACGATGTATTGTTAGGTTTTAAAGAAGAAACTTATAAAAATGCATTATTGAATTAA
- the gcvH gene encoding glycine cleavage system protein GcvH encodes MSLPQDLKYSEDHEWIKVEGNTAIIGITDFAQSELGDIVFVELPEEGDDISTGDSFGSVESVKTVSELYAPVSGSVVAVNEELEDSPELVNESPYEGAWMLKVELSDESELDNLLDAAGYQAVIEK; translated from the coding sequence GTGTCATTACCACAAGATTTAAAGTACAGTGAAGATCATGAGTGGATTAAAGTTGAAGGAAATACTGCAATTATCGGGATTACTGATTTTGCACAGTCTGAGCTTGGAGATATCGTGTTTGTTGAACTTCCAGAAGAAGGCGACGACATCTCTACAGGTGATTCTTTCGGAAGCGTAGAATCAGTGAAAACTGTTTCTGAACTATATGCGCCAGTTTCTGGTTCTGTAGTTGCTGTGAACGAAGAGCTTGAAGACAGTCCTGAACTTGTAAACGAAAGTCCATACGAAGGTGCTTGGATGCTGAAAGTTGAACTTTCAGATGAAAGCGAATTAGATAATCTTCTTGACGCTGCTGGTTACCAGGCAGTAATCGAGAAATAA
- a CDS encoding toprim domain-containing protein produces the protein MNLSDKVLIVEGKTDKRRLEEVLVEPVQIICTFGTMGISKLDEIIEQLGDSQIFILSDADKEGRKIRKWFKKHLSESTHIYIDPKFGEVGRCPHDYLANLLFRHGFYVDTSLIMKGKFYREGNNFNGRYIREHTG, from the coding sequence ATGAATCTTTCTGATAAAGTACTCATTGTTGAAGGTAAGACTGATAAGCGCAGATTGGAAGAAGTACTGGTGGAGCCGGTACAGATTATTTGCACATTCGGAACCATGGGTATTTCAAAATTGGACGAAATTATCGAACAGCTTGGTGATTCTCAAATTTTTATCTTATCCGATGCGGATAAGGAAGGAAGAAAAATTCGTAAGTGGTTTAAAAAACATTTAAGTGAAAGTACACATATTTATATAGATCCCAAATTCGGGGAAGTCGGACGCTGTCCGCATGACTATCTCGCAAACCTCCTCTTCAGGCACGGATTTTATGTAGATACAAGCTTAATAATGAAAGGTAAGTTTTATCGTGAAGGAAACAATTTCAACGGAAGATATATTAGGGAACATACGGGATAG
- a CDS encoding thioredoxin family protein, with protein sequence MCKTCDIAETMLSVAASTRGISYERINLNFYKTLIEVYQIRSAPALLLFKNGRLVKEVYAFQSVTYLNEVLTEFLIDED encoded by the coding sequence ATGTGTAAAACATGTGATATTGCAGAAACGATGCTGAGTGTTGCGGCCAGTACGAGAGGCATTTCCTACGAACGTATCAACTTAAACTTTTATAAAACATTGATCGAAGTTTATCAGATTCGTTCTGCACCAGCACTGTTGCTATTTAAAAACGGCAGACTGGTGAAGGAAGTTTATGCATTCCAGTCGGTCACTTATTTAAACGAAGTACTGACGGAATTTTTGATTGACGAGGATTAA
- a CDS encoding methionine ABC transporter ATP-binding protein, which yields MIDISNVTKIFKTKNQNITAVDNVGLHVKKGEIFGVIGYSGAGKSTLIRLLNGLEQPTEGTVTVTGDEISGMSLKDLRRKRQKVSMIFQHFNLLWSRTVAENISFPLEIAGVPKKERRARVAELIRLVGLEGRENNYPSELSGGQKQRVGIARALSNEPQVLLCDEATSALDPETTDEVLDLLVDITKKMSLTIVLITHEMHVIRKICDRAAVMENGKVVEVGPVIELFQNPQSGVTKRFVKDDISDDDHAVAMEEIKAAFPTSTIVKLTFVGTRTKSPIVSQVIRDYGLDVNILSGNIKQTNQESYGHLYIALDINNETLEKITAEFKKHDVTLEVESR from the coding sequence ATGATAGATATCAGTAACGTTACTAAAATATTTAAAACTAAAAACCAGAATATAACGGCAGTGGATAATGTCGGCCTTCACGTTAAAAAAGGTGAAATTTTCGGTGTCATCGGATACTCCGGTGCCGGGAAATCGACGCTGATCCGTCTTTTAAACGGTCTGGAGCAGCCGACTGAGGGAACAGTCACTGTCACAGGTGATGAAATCAGCGGTATGTCATTGAAGGACCTTCGCAGGAAACGCCAGAAAGTATCGATGATTTTCCAGCATTTCAATCTGCTCTGGTCACGGACAGTAGCTGAAAACATCAGTTTTCCGCTCGAAATCGCAGGGGTGCCGAAAAAAGAACGCCGCGCACGTGTGGCTGAGTTAATCAGACTGGTCGGACTTGAAGGCCGTGAAAATAACTATCCGAGTGAACTTTCAGGCGGACAGAAACAGCGCGTCGGTATTGCGCGGGCGCTGTCTAATGAGCCGCAGGTTCTGCTGTGTGATGAGGCGACGAGTGCATTGGACCCGGAAACGACGGATGAAGTACTCGATCTGCTCGTCGACATTACGAAAAAAATGAGTTTAACAATCGTACTGATAACACATGAAATGCACGTCATCAGAAAGATTTGTGACCGAGCAGCTGTAATGGAAAACGGTAAAGTGGTTGAAGTCGGCCCGGTCATCGAATTATTCCAGAACCCGCAGTCAGGTGTGACGAAACGTTTCGTCAAAGACGATATTTCCGATGACGATCATGCTGTGGCAATGGAAGAGATTAAAGCGGCTTTCCCGACATCGACTATCGTGAAACTGACATTTGTAGGCACGAGAACGAAGTCGCCGATCGTCTCACAGGTCATCAGGGACTATGGTCTCGATGTAAACATTCTTTCCGGGAATATTAAACAGACGAACCAGGAATCATACGGTCATCTGTACATAGCACTGGATATTAATAATGAAACGCTTGAAAAGATTACAGCGGAATTTAAAAAGCACGATGTCACGTTGGAGGTTGAAAGCAGATGA
- a CDS encoding methionine ABC transporter permease has translation MNEILTAFKEMFAFENVKWDAVLEATYETIYMTAIATALAFIIGLILGIILFLSNKNKSGLSKPVYGATSFIVNLFRAIPFIILIILIMPFTKAIMGTVMGSNGALPALIIGAAPFFARLVEIGLKEIDKGVIEASESMGASTWTIIWKVLIPESLPALISGITVTSIMLVGSTAIAGVIGAGGLGNLAYMVGFTRNQPDVTLVATVVILIIVFIIQILGDTVSKAVDKR, from the coding sequence ATGAATGAAATTCTGACAGCATTTAAAGAAATGTTCGCTTTCGAAAACGTGAAGTGGGATGCGGTCCTTGAAGCGACTTACGAAACTATATATATGACGGCTATCGCAACAGCACTCGCGTTTATAATTGGTTTAATACTTGGGATTATCCTTTTTCTTTCGAACAAGAACAAAAGCGGATTATCAAAACCTGTTTACGGGGCAACGTCGTTTATCGTTAACCTGTTCAGAGCGATTCCGTTTATCATCCTGATTATTTTAATTATGCCGTTCACAAAAGCAATTATGGGAACGGTTATGGGCTCAAACGGCGCGCTGCCTGCACTGATTATCGGTGCGGCACCGTTTTTTGCACGCCTCGTTGAAATCGGTCTGAAGGAAATCGACAAAGGTGTAATTGAAGCATCCGAGTCGATGGGGGCAAGTACGTGGACCATCATTTGGAAAGTCCTCATTCCGGAATCACTGCCTGCACTTATTTCAGGTATTACCGTGACATCTATTATGCTTGTCGGCTCAACTGCGATTGCCGGCGTTATCGGTGCAGGCGGTCTGGGTAACCTTGCATATATGGTCGGTTTTACGCGCAACCAGCCCGATGTCACACTCGTAGCAACTGTAGTCATTCTGATCATTGTGTTTATCATCCAGATACTTGGAGACACTGTTTCCAAAGCAGTCGATAAACGCTGA
- a CDS encoding MetQ/NlpA family ABC transporter substrate-binding protein yields MKKIFSIVTLFALVLVLAACGSGSDSKEGTEESAEGEPAEISVAASPAPHAEILEKAAEILAEEDITVNVEIVNDYTTPNRLLADEEVDANFFQHTPYLEGEIESHGYELESIGNVHIEPMAVYSNDYDSLEDIPDGSTILVSNNPAEEGRFLSFFVNAGLVEIEEGIDIQNATFDDITENPHNFEFDNNTAPELLVNMYENNEAPAVIINANFAIDAGLNPVEDSIAVEEGDSPYANLVAVRAGDEERPELQRLIEVLQSEEMVTFMEEEYGGTIIPAQ; encoded by the coding sequence ATGAAGAAGATTTTTAGTATTGTCACTTTGTTTGCACTCGTATTAGTTTTAGCAGCATGCGGTAGCGGTTCTGATTCAAAAGAAGGCACAGAAGAAAGTGCAGAAGGCGAACCGGCTGAAATCTCGGTTGCGGCATCACCTGCACCACACGCTGAGATTTTAGAAAAAGCAGCTGAAATTTTAGCTGAAGAAGATATTACAGTAAACGTGGAAATCGTTAACGACTATACAACGCCGAACAGATTACTGGCAGATGAAGAAGTGGATGCGAACTTCTTCCAGCACACACCGTACCTTGAGGGCGAGATTGAATCACACGGTTATGAACTTGAAAGTATCGGAAACGTACATATTGAGCCGATGGCAGTTTACTCAAACGACTACGACTCACTTGAAGACATTCCAGACGGTTCGACTATTTTAGTATCGAACAACCCCGCTGAAGAAGGACGCTTCCTGTCATTCTTCGTAAACGCAGGACTGGTTGAAATCGAAGAAGGCATCGACATTCAAAATGCAACATTCGACGATATTACAGAAAACCCGCACAACTTTGAGTTCGACAACAACACTGCACCGGAACTCCTTGTAAACATGTACGAAAACAATGAAGCACCTGCAGTAATTATCAACGCCAACTTTGCAATCGATGCAGGACTGAACCCGGTTGAAGACTCAATCGCTGTGGAAGAAGGCGACTCGCCATACGCGAACCTTGTAGCAGTAAGAGCAGGCGATGAAGAACGCCCTGAACTGCAAAGACTGATCGAAGTACTGCAGTCGGAAGAAATGGTAACATTCATGGAAGAAGAATACGGCGGTACGATTATACCGGCTCAATAA
- a CDS encoding PP2C family protein-serine/threonine phosphatase, translating to MLKYTFRISLTDSSEQITIVAIADGMGGHSQAKQASHMAIEELENLWFRIFETQKKTSLYKIISQIENAIPELLKNIDIKLNENPEDKMGTTLSILLMAEKYYYIAHVGDGRIYIMRDSAAKDISKTEDLEYNNKFNLITEDQSWVNLQVKQNKMTHEEALNHKKSNLIYECLGIKVGVNPFYSFGTYAEGDKFILMTDGVYKNLSIDKIYNIIENEIGNGGKLQSVADEIYDALLGTPLDDDVCFIAVNN from the coding sequence TTGTTAAAGTACACATTTCGTATATCATTAACTGATTCAAGTGAACAGATTACTATAGTGGCGATCGCAGATGGTATGGGTGGTCACAGTCAAGCGAAACAGGCAAGCCACATGGCTATCGAGGAACTGGAAAATCTTTGGTTCAGGATTTTCGAAACACAGAAAAAAACTAGCTTATATAAAATAATCTCACAAATTGAGAATGCAATTCCTGAACTTTTAAAAAATATCGATATTAAATTGAATGAGAATCCAGAAGATAAGATGGGAACAACACTCAGCATCTTGCTTATGGCAGAAAAATATTATTATATTGCACATGTTGGCGACGGACGAATTTATATTATGAGAGATTCAGCTGCGAAAGATATCTCTAAAACTGAGGATCTTGAATATAACAATAAATTTAATTTAATCACTGAAGATCAGTCATGGGTCAATTTACAAGTTAAACAAAATAAAATGACCCATGAAGAAGCTTTGAATCACAAGAAATCCAATTTAATATATGAATGTCTGGGTATTAAAGTCGGTGTGAATCCTTTCTATAGTTTCGGTACTTACGCAGAGGGTGATAAATTTATATTAATGACAGATGGTGTATATAAAAATCTGAGTATTGATAAAATATATAACATAATTGAAAATGAAATCGGGAATGGTGGAAAATTACAAAGTGTTGCAGATGAAATTTACGATGCACTCTTAGGTACACCCTTAGATGATGACGTTTGTTTTATTGCAGTAAATAATTAG